The Hyphomicrobium sp. MC1 genome window below encodes:
- a CDS encoding NAD+ synthase, whose translation MTSPASLKIALAQLDPVVGDLQGNAERAARAHARAKELGADVVVFSELFLNGYPPEDLVLKPAFQQATKAKLEWLAAACADGPAILIGTIWAEGRKVHNAVALLDGGRIQATTLKVDLPNYGVFDEKRVFAPGPQPGPLNVRGVRIGVPICEDIWSTEVVETLTETGAEILVSPNGSPFDWPKPDARMNVAVARVTESNLPLVYLNQVGGQDELVFDGASFVLNADRSLAVQLPAWREDVSVTEWTRTPSGWVCRKDKVAKLTEGKAAAYHACVLGLKDYVEKNGFPSVVLGLSGGIDSALVAAIAVDALGPERVHAVMLPSKYTSDESLEDAAACANALGIRYDKVSIEPTVAGLTWSLKDLFTGTNADITEENLQSRVRGTILMAVSNKFGGMVVTTGNKSEMSVGYATLYGDMNGGFNPIKDLYKTEVYELAHWRNAHVPEEAKGPAGIVIPERILTKAPTAELRANQTDQDSLPPYAELDDILNCLVEKEMPLADVVARGHSVETVKKIERLLYLAEYKRRQAAPGVKISSRNFGRDRRYPITNKFREDVMQADQKAPPVPKPPIVAKGA comes from the coding sequence ATGACATCACCCGCTTCGCTTAAGATCGCCCTCGCTCAGCTCGACCCCGTCGTCGGGGATTTGCAAGGCAACGCCGAACGCGCCGCCCGCGCACACGCCCGCGCCAAGGAGCTGGGCGCGGACGTCGTCGTCTTCTCTGAGCTGTTTCTCAACGGCTACCCACCGGAAGACCTCGTTCTGAAACCCGCCTTTCAGCAGGCGACGAAAGCCAAGCTCGAATGGTTGGCAGCCGCCTGCGCCGATGGACCCGCCATCCTGATTGGAACGATCTGGGCCGAAGGCCGAAAGGTGCATAACGCCGTCGCGCTGCTCGATGGCGGCCGCATCCAGGCGACGACGCTGAAGGTCGATCTGCCCAACTACGGCGTCTTCGACGAAAAGCGCGTGTTCGCACCGGGACCACAACCCGGTCCGCTGAATGTCCGCGGCGTACGCATCGGTGTGCCCATCTGCGAAGACATCTGGAGCACCGAAGTCGTCGAGACGCTGACCGAGACGGGCGCAGAAATTCTCGTTTCGCCGAACGGCTCGCCGTTCGATTGGCCGAAGCCCGACGCCCGCATGAATGTCGCCGTCGCGCGCGTCACCGAAAGCAACCTGCCGCTCGTCTATCTCAATCAGGTCGGCGGCCAAGATGAGCTGGTGTTCGACGGCGCGTCGTTCGTGTTGAATGCCGACCGCAGCCTTGCCGTGCAGCTTCCGGCTTGGCGCGAAGACGTGTCCGTAACGGAATGGACCCGCACGCCGTCGGGCTGGGTCTGCCGGAAGGATAAGGTCGCGAAGCTCACCGAAGGCAAAGCCGCCGCTTACCACGCCTGCGTTCTGGGTCTCAAAGATTATGTCGAGAAGAACGGCTTTCCGAGCGTCGTGCTCGGTCTGTCTGGCGGCATCGACTCCGCGCTTGTCGCGGCGATAGCCGTTGATGCGCTGGGACCGGAGCGCGTTCACGCCGTGATGCTGCCGTCGAAGTACACCTCCGACGAGAGCCTCGAAGACGCCGCCGCCTGCGCCAATGCGCTCGGCATTCGCTACGACAAAGTTTCGATCGAGCCCACCGTCGCCGGTTTGACCTGGAGCCTGAAGGATCTCTTCACAGGGACCAACGCCGACATCACCGAAGAAAATCTGCAAAGCCGCGTGCGCGGCACGATCCTGATGGCGGTGTCGAACAAGTTCGGCGGCATGGTCGTGACCACCGGCAACAAGAGCGAGATGTCCGTCGGCTACGCCACGCTTTACGGCGACATGAACGGCGGCTTCAATCCGATTAAAGACCTCTACAAGACAGAGGTCTACGAGCTGGCGCACTGGCGCAACGCACACGTGCCGGAAGAAGCGAAAGGACCGGCGGGCATCGTCATCCCAGAGCGCATCTTGACGAAAGCACCGACGGCGGAGCTTCGCGCCAACCAGACCGATCAGGATTCGCTGCCGCCTTATGCAGAACTGGACGACATTCTGAATTGCCTCGTCGAAAAGGAAATGCCGCTCGCAGACGTCGTCGCGCGCGGCCATTCGGTCGAGACGGTGAAGAAGATCGAGCGGCTGCTGTATCTAGCCGAGTACAAGCGCCGCCAAGCCGCGCCCGGCGTCAAGATTTCCTCGCGTAACTTCGGCCGCGATCGCCGTTATCCGATCACGAACAAATTTCGTGAGGATGTGATGCAGGCGGACCAGAAAGCGCCTCCAGTCCCAAAACCTCCAATAGTTGCCAAAGGCGCCTGA
- a CDS encoding class II 3-deoxy-7-phosphoheptulonate synthase produces the protein MASNAQAEKWSPDTWRGKPIMQVPEYPDAQALADVEARLASFPPLVFAGEARELKKQLAAIAGGRGFLLQGGDCAESFVEHRADNIRDFFRVFLQMAVVLTYAGGEPVTKVGRIAGQFAKPRSSPTEKKNGQELPSYRGDIINGTEFTAEARIPDPHRQLEAYRQSAATLNLIRAFATGGYADLERVHQWNMGFVKDSPQGHRYQELADRIAETLQFMRACGITSDNTSQLRTTSFYTSHEALLLGYEEALTRKDSTSGDWYATSGHMIWIGDRTRQPDHAHVEYCRGIKNPIGLKCGPSMDADGLLRLIDLLNPKDEPGRLTLICRFGYDKVETHLPKLIRAVKKAGRSVVWSCDPMHGNTISAVTGYKTRPFDRILKESLSFFEVHRAEGTHAGGIHVEMTGQNVTECTGGATAISEQDLSDRYHTHCDPRLNADQALELAFLVAEQLKKERNADTHLEPKSLIA, from the coding sequence ATGGCGTCCAACGCCCAAGCCGAAAAATGGTCGCCAGATACCTGGCGCGGCAAACCCATCATGCAGGTTCCGGAATACCCGGACGCCCAGGCCCTCGCCGACGTGGAAGCACGTCTGGCGTCCTTCCCGCCGCTCGTTTTTGCCGGTGAAGCCCGTGAGCTGAAGAAGCAGCTTGCTGCAATTGCCGGTGGCCGTGGTTTCCTGCTCCAGGGCGGCGACTGCGCCGAGAGCTTCGTTGAGCATCGCGCCGACAACATCCGCGACTTCTTCCGCGTCTTCCTGCAGATGGCCGTCGTGCTGACGTACGCGGGCGGTGAGCCCGTGACGAAAGTCGGCCGCATCGCCGGGCAGTTCGCCAAGCCGCGCTCCTCGCCGACCGAGAAGAAGAACGGCCAAGAGCTGCCGAGCTATCGCGGCGACATCATCAACGGCACCGAGTTCACGGCCGAAGCGCGCATCCCCGATCCGCATCGCCAGCTCGAAGCCTATCGTCAGTCGGCGGCGACGCTGAACCTGATCCGCGCCTTCGCGACCGGCGGTTATGCCGATCTCGAACGCGTGCACCAGTGGAACATGGGCTTCGTCAAGGATAGCCCGCAGGGCCACCGTTATCAGGAGCTGGCGGATCGCATCGCCGAAACGCTGCAGTTCATGCGCGCCTGCGGAATCACGTCCGACAACACCTCGCAGCTGCGCACGACGAGCTTCTACACCAGCCATGAGGCGCTGCTTCTAGGCTACGAAGAGGCATTGACGCGCAAGGATTCGACCAGCGGCGACTGGTACGCCACGAGCGGCCACATGATCTGGATCGGCGACCGCACGCGCCAGCCGGATCACGCCCACGTCGAATACTGCCGCGGCATCAAAAACCCGATCGGCCTCAAATGCGGCCCGTCGATGGATGCGGACGGCCTGCTGCGCCTGATCGACCTTCTGAACCCGAAGGACGAACCGGGCCGCCTGACGTTGATCTGCCGCTTCGGCTACGACAAGGTCGAAACACACCTGCCTAAGCTGATCCGCGCCGTGAAGAAGGCGGGCCGCTCGGTCGTCTGGTCGTGCGATCCGATGCACGGCAACACAATCTCGGCCGTCACCGGCTACAAGACGCGGCCGTTCGACCGCATCCTGAAGGAGAGCCTGTCGTTCTTCGAGGTCCATCGCGCGGAAGGTACGCACGCGGGCGGCATCCACGTCGAGATGACCGGCCAGAACGTGACCGAATGCACCGGTGGCGCGACGGCGATTTCCGAGCAGGATTTGTCGGACCGCTATCACACCCATTGCGACCCGCGCCTCAATGCCGACCAGGCCTTAGAGCTGGCTTTCCTCGTTGCAGAGCAATTGAAGAAAGAGCGGAACGCGGACACGCACCTGGAGCCGAAGTCGCTCATCGCCTAA
- a CDS encoding SDR family NAD(P)-dependent oxidoreductase: protein MARLSGKIAMVTGSGGGIGAAIAHRFAAEGAHVWVTDINGETAEQTVRDIKGNGGAATAMAVDVSKGQDITALFRNIENAHGYVDVVVNNAGILVRGEVRQLSDSDWTKLREVNLDAILRISRDALPLLRKSKSASLINISSIMANRGLRPLAAYTATKGAVTALTKGLAVEYAPFNIRVNAIAPGYVETAITDRLLKLPPVKQALIDKTPMGRLGRPEDMTGAAVFFASDDSLYCTGSELAVDGGMGAGL, encoded by the coding sequence ATGGCGCGGCTCAGCGGAAAGATCGCAATGGTAACGGGCTCCGGCGGCGGCATCGGCGCGGCGATCGCGCATCGCTTCGCTGCCGAAGGAGCGCACGTCTGGGTGACCGACATCAACGGCGAGACCGCCGAGCAAACCGTTCGCGATATCAAGGGCAACGGCGGCGCCGCGACGGCGATGGCCGTCGACGTCTCGAAAGGCCAGGATATCACCGCACTGTTCCGCAACATCGAGAACGCGCACGGCTACGTCGACGTCGTCGTCAACAACGCCGGCATCCTCGTTCGTGGCGAAGTCCGCCAGCTCTCCGATTCCGATTGGACGAAGCTGCGCGAGGTGAACCTCGACGCCATCCTCAGAATTTCGCGTGATGCGCTGCCGCTGCTTCGAAAGTCGAAGTCCGCGTCGCTGATCAACATCTCGTCGATCATGGCGAACCGCGGTCTGCGCCCGCTTGCGGCCTATACCGCCACTAAGGGTGCCGTCACGGCGCTGACGAAGGGGCTGGCGGTCGAGTACGCGCCGTTCAACATCCGCGTTAACGCGATCGCGCCAGGCTACGTCGAAACCGCCATTACGGACCGCCTGCTGAAGCTGCCGCCCGTCAAACAGGCCCTGATCGACAAGACCCCCATGGGCCGCCTCGGCCGCCCGGAGGATATGACGGGCGCGGCGGTCTTTTTTGCCTCCGACGACAGCCTATATTGCACGGGATCGGAACTGGCCGTCGATGGCGGCATGGGAGCCGGGCTTTAA
- the gor gene encoding glutathione-disulfide reductase: MSDFEYDLFVIGAGSGGVRAARIASSHGARVAIAEEFRVGGTCVIRGCVPKKLLVYASRFSDEFKDAAGFGWTLPERTFDWPSLIAAKDKEISRLEAAYRTTLDKYKVEIFPERAMCLSPNQVRLSASGRTITAKTILIATGGHPNVDRKLPGIEHVITSNEVFNLKEFPRRIVIAGGGYIATEFASIFHGLSSDVTLIYRGEKILRGFDDDLRDGLVETMKARGIRIINEKVFTKIEKTASGLVGTITGGETLEADQILFAIGRSPNARGLGLEAIGVQMDPENAIVVDNHSQTTVPSIYAVGDVTNRVNLTPVAIREGHAFADSVFGDKPTLVDYTTIPTAVFTTPEIGTVGFTEQEAKSQYGDVHVYKGAFRTMKAILGGRDERTLMKLVVEAATDRVVGVHILGPDAAEIVQTAAIAVRLGAKKSDFDQTMALHPSAAEELVTLREKWMAPGEAAA; this comes from the coding sequence ATGTCAGATTTCGAATACGACCTTTTCGTCATTGGCGCAGGTTCGGGCGGCGTGAGAGCCGCCCGTATTGCGTCGAGCCACGGCGCACGAGTCGCCATTGCCGAGGAATTCCGCGTCGGGGGCACCTGCGTGATCCGCGGGTGTGTTCCAAAAAAGCTGCTCGTCTATGCCAGCCGCTTTAGCGACGAATTCAAGGACGCGGCAGGCTTCGGCTGGACGCTGCCTGAGAGGACATTCGACTGGCCGTCGCTGATTGCCGCCAAGGACAAGGAAATTTCGCGTCTCGAAGCCGCGTATCGTACGACGCTCGACAAATACAAGGTCGAGATTTTTCCCGAACGTGCGATGTGCCTGTCGCCCAACCAGGTGCGCCTGTCAGCGTCCGGCCGGACGATCACGGCGAAGACAATATTGATCGCGACGGGCGGCCACCCGAACGTCGATCGCAAGCTTCCCGGCATCGAGCACGTCATCACCTCGAACGAAGTCTTCAACTTGAAGGAATTTCCGCGCCGCATCGTCATCGCTGGCGGCGGCTATATCGCGACAGAGTTTGCATCGATTTTTCACGGGCTCAGCTCTGACGTCACGCTGATCTATCGCGGCGAGAAAATCCTGCGCGGTTTCGACGACGATCTGCGTGACGGCCTCGTCGAGACGATGAAAGCGCGCGGCATCCGCATCATCAACGAAAAGGTCTTCACCAAGATTGAAAAAACGGCGTCGGGGCTCGTAGGCACGATCACAGGCGGCGAGACGCTCGAAGCCGACCAGATCCTGTTCGCGATTGGCCGTTCGCCGAACGCACGGGGGCTGGGCCTAGAAGCCATCGGTGTCCAGATGGACCCCGAGAACGCAATCGTCGTCGACAACCATTCACAGACGACGGTGCCGTCGATCTATGCCGTCGGCGATGTCACCAATCGCGTGAACTTGACGCCCGTCGCCATTCGCGAAGGCCACGCCTTCGCCGATAGCGTCTTCGGCGACAAGCCGACGCTCGTCGATTATACGACGATCCCCACCGCGGTCTTTACAACGCCTGAGATCGGTACTGTCGGTTTCACCGAGCAGGAAGCGAAAAGCCAGTATGGAGACGTCCATGTTTACAAAGGCGCCTTCCGCACGATGAAGGCGATCCTTGGTGGCCGCGACGAGCGCACGCTTATGAAGCTCGTCGTCGAAGCGGCGACGGATCGCGTCGTGGGCGTCCACATCCTGGGTCCCGATGCGGCCGAGATCGTGCAGACGGCCGCCATTGCCGTGCGCCTGGGCGCAAAAAAATCCGATTTCGATCAAACCATGGCCTTGCATCCATCGGCCGCAGAAGAACTTGTGACTTTGCGCGAGAAATGGATGGCCCCTGGCGAAGCGGCGGCTTGA
- a CDS encoding DUF2059 domain-containing protein yields the protein MGRWLRIIALFFVCCSTAALAEDSPATPPDPARVAAARDLLEVTGVTKQMDGMVEAMSRGFAKGANADNSEAGKKLSAQFDSSMKKLLEYKDQMITDFANLYAETFTAEEMKTVADFYRSGPGAKFIAKTPELMKKGAEIGMKYSAKIADEIKAGQTPPIPTDQK from the coding sequence ATGGGCCGCTGGCTGCGAATAATTGCACTGTTTTTCGTCTGTTGTTCGACCGCGGCGCTGGCTGAAGACTCGCCCGCAACGCCACCCGATCCGGCCCGCGTCGCCGCCGCCCGCGATCTGCTTGAAGTCACCGGCGTGACGAAGCAGATGGACGGCATGGTCGAAGCCATGTCGCGCGGCTTCGCCAAAGGCGCCAACGCCGACAATTCCGAAGCCGGCAAAAAGCTCTCGGCGCAATTCGATTCGAGCATGAAAAAGCTGCTCGAATATAAAGACCAGATGATCACCGACTTTGCCAATCTCTACGCCGAGACGTTCACGGCTGAAGAAATGAAAACGGTTGCCGACTTTTATCGTTCGGGGCCGGGTGCAAAGTTTATCGCCAAGACGCCTGAACTGATGAAGAAGGGCGCGGAGATCGGTATGAAATACAGCGCCAAGATCGCCGACGAAATCAAAGCCGGGCAGACGCCGCCCATCCCCACCGATCAGAAGTAA
- the rpiA gene encoding ribose-5-phosphate isomerase RpiA: MSTDDWKRQAAEQALGYVEDGMKLGLGTGSTAAKFVELLGARVRSGLKVVCVPTSEATRAQAAALDIPLTTLDETPALDLTVDGADELDEDLRLIKGGGGALLREKIVAVASNQVIIIADNSKLVEVLGKFPLPVEVVPFGLAATESLIAKLADDLGLDGEIKLRRGTDGKAFVTDNGNHILDCAFGSIDDPEALDDALKLVPGVVENGLFLGIADVGIIAGPMGVEVISAIEIDFEEDE, translated from the coding sequence ATGAGCACTGACGATTGGAAGAGGCAGGCGGCCGAGCAGGCGCTCGGCTATGTCGAAGACGGAATGAAGCTCGGTCTGGGCACCGGTTCGACGGCTGCGAAGTTCGTCGAGCTGTTGGGCGCACGCGTGAGAAGCGGCCTCAAGGTCGTTTGCGTTCCGACGTCGGAAGCGACGCGCGCCCAAGCCGCAGCGCTCGATATTCCGTTGACGACGCTTGATGAGACACCGGCGCTCGACCTCACCGTCGATGGCGCCGACGAACTCGATGAAGACCTGCGCCTCATCAAGGGCGGCGGCGGCGCGCTCCTCCGGGAAAAGATCGTCGCGGTGGCTTCGAACCAAGTCATCATCATTGCCGACAACAGCAAGCTCGTCGAGGTGCTCGGCAAGTTTCCTCTGCCGGTCGAGGTCGTGCCGTTCGGACTGGCGGCAACTGAAAGTCTGATCGCCAAGCTTGCCGACGATCTGGGGCTAGACGGCGAGATCAAGTTGCGCCGTGGTACGGATGGCAAGGCATTCGTAACCGACAATGGCAACCATATTCTCGATTGCGCGTTCGGTTCGATTGACGATCCCGAGGCGCTGGACGACGCTTTGAAGCTCGTTCCCGGCGTCGTCGAGAACGGTCTTTTCCTTGGCATTGCCGATGTCGGCATTATTGCCGGACCAATGGGTGTAGAAGTCATTTCGGCAATTGAAATCGATTTCGAAGAGGATGAATAA
- a CDS encoding HAD family hydrolase has protein sequence MQGWTIVFDLDGTLIDTAPDLAEATNHVLSTLGLERINEMEIRPFVGHGALAMIDGAVKAHGRKLPERELHDLFEVFLTYYSAHIADRSVPYPHIVAALDGLKAEGATLAVCTNKMEAQARAVLEALKLDGYFSALTGRDSLGAYKPDPRHLTGTIALAGGQPGKSIMIGDSETDIRTAKAAQVPVVAVSFGYSIDPVLSFGPDVIINDYRELRGAIGKLAGMPVSS, from the coding sequence ATGCAGGGTTGGACGATCGTCTTCGATCTGGACGGCACCTTGATCGACACGGCGCCGGATCTGGCCGAAGCGACGAATCACGTGCTCTCGACGCTCGGCCTTGAGCGGATCAACGAAATGGAAATTCGCCCCTTCGTCGGCCACGGCGCGCTGGCGATGATCGACGGCGCGGTGAAGGCGCACGGGCGAAAACTTCCCGAACGCGAACTGCACGATCTATTCGAGGTTTTCCTGACCTATTATTCGGCCCACATTGCAGATCGCAGTGTCCCCTACCCGCACATCGTCGCAGCGCTCGACGGGCTGAAAGCCGAAGGCGCGACGCTTGCGGTCTGTACCAACAAGATGGAAGCGCAGGCGCGCGCCGTTCTCGAAGCGCTGAAGCTCGACGGTTATTTCTCGGCTCTAACCGGGCGCGACAGTCTCGGCGCCTACAAGCCCGATCCTCGGCATCTGACCGGCACGATCGCATTGGCCGGCGGACAACCGGGCAAGAGCATCATGATCGGCGATAGCGAAACCGACATCCGGACGGCGAAGGCGGCACAGGTGCCGGTCGTGGCGGTGAGCTTCGGCTACAGCATCGATCCGGTGCTGTCGTTCGGGCCTGACGTCATCATCAACGATTACCGCGAACTGCGTGGGGCGATCGGCAAGCTCGCGGGGATGCCGGTCAGTTCATAA
- a CDS encoding DsrE family protein, whose protein sequence is MTRKLIIVLANASPHSDESICPPIFQASVAASMGYQVEVVCTGGAAEVLRNGVAEAVHVKAAECRSVYDFIKEAHASGVRFHCFSTGLDSCAMRKDDLIAECSGVIGAAHFIEEIMSDDCRVLTY, encoded by the coding sequence GTGACGCGCAAGCTTATCATCGTATTGGCCAACGCCAGTCCGCACAGTGACGAGTCCATCTGCCCGCCGATCTTTCAAGCCTCCGTCGCAGCGTCGATGGGCTATCAGGTCGAGGTCGTCTGCACGGGCGGCGCCGCCGAAGTTCTGCGCAACGGCGTCGCCGAAGCCGTGCACGTCAAGGCGGCCGAGTGCCGGTCAGTCTATGACTTCATCAAGGAGGCACACGCATCAGGCGTCCGCTTCCATTGCTTCTCAACCGGCCTCGATAGCTGCGCCATGCGCAAGGACGACCTGATCGCCGAATGCAGCGGCGTCATTGGCGCCGCGCATTTCATCGAAGAGATCATGTCGGACGATTGCCGCGTTCTAACCTACTAG
- a CDS encoding RND family transporter, whose amino-acid sequence MQSAEPERPNLISLGLNKIGLLGIRAPIISAIIVLILTAAAAAGISRLRVDDSLSELFRTNTPEFKIYEEIDKRFPSSEYDVLVVVEGKRLLTKEGLTAFGNAAADLQLIDGVSGIVSMLSARGKPDASGYPPPIVPDDLPDDPVAFGKIVDALKTNDIVKGKFLSNDGQLALMVLALDRKVVEEKSAKAVIGEIEKTAKDDLNPVGLSVKLAGAPVMQLEIRNAVERDQIVYNGLGLLFGAAIAAIFFRRVSLMLVAALPPVIAVAWSLGLLGWLGFKLNLFLNVMTPLIMVMGFADSMQMVSAFRIRLREGDTKLQAVRFAILVVGPACVLAHGAALLSFLALLFSESGLIRTFGEAGAMAVCISFCAVIVVLPILALLFVRNEKTLAKDHTPADGLMDALGIFVGGIVDRVVKHSVVYTAIAFALFAYFASLHLALEPRYRLADQVPDREQAIAATGRIDSKLTGANPFHVMIQWKNGASLYDPKTLKVIEETHEALEKAAGLGNVWSLESLRRWLRESGQDNVETIKKYVGLLPEHLVRRFIAKDEKAVLVTGRLPDVDASKILPLVHSVDKALDPIRKAYPEYQISVTGLPALAARNSYRMISQLDESIPLCVLVAAVLLALAFRSVFVGFISLLPGLFPVVTAGAMLYFMGGGLEFSSVVALIVVFGLGVDALIHFLNRLRMEEQPGVPPELAIRRARVLVGPAIILTTIVLAFGLGVTIFSDLPSLRLFGLVCGVTLIASLVADLVFLPATILVYRRYISGHDV is encoded by the coding sequence TTGCAGTCAGCGGAGCCGGAACGCCCGAACCTGATTTCTTTGGGCCTGAATAAGATTGGCCTACTGGGCATCAGGGCGCCGATCATATCGGCAATCATCGTTCTCATTCTAACGGCTGCCGCGGCGGCCGGCATTTCCCGCCTCAGGGTCGACGACAGCCTGTCGGAGCTGTTCCGCACCAACACCCCCGAATTCAAGATCTACGAAGAGATCGACAAGCGCTTCCCATCGAGCGAATACGACGTTCTGGTCGTCGTCGAAGGCAAGAGGCTGCTGACGAAAGAAGGGCTGACGGCCTTTGGTAACGCCGCCGCCGATCTGCAACTCATTGACGGCGTCAGCGGCATCGTGTCGATGCTGTCTGCGCGCGGCAAACCCGACGCGAGCGGATACCCGCCGCCGATCGTGCCCGACGACCTGCCCGACGATCCGGTCGCGTTCGGTAAAATCGTCGACGCCCTGAAAACCAACGACATCGTCAAAGGCAAGTTTCTGTCGAACGATGGTCAGCTCGCGCTGATGGTGCTGGCGCTCGACCGCAAGGTCGTCGAAGAGAAATCCGCGAAAGCCGTCATCGGCGAAATCGAGAAGACCGCAAAGGATGATCTTAATCCTGTCGGGCTGTCGGTGAAGCTCGCCGGCGCGCCGGTCATGCAGCTTGAGATCCGCAACGCCGTCGAGCGTGACCAGATCGTCTATAACGGCCTCGGCCTTCTCTTCGGCGCCGCGATCGCAGCGATCTTCTTCCGCCGCGTATCGCTGATGCTCGTTGCCGCGCTGCCGCCGGTCATTGCGGTGGCCTGGTCGCTGGGTCTGCTCGGCTGGCTCGGGTTCAAGCTCAATCTGTTCCTGAACGTCATGACGCCGCTCATCATGGTGATGGGCTTTGCCGACAGTATGCAGATGGTGTCAGCATTCCGCATCCGGCTGCGCGAAGGCGATACCAAGCTTCAGGCCGTTCGCTTTGCGATCCTCGTTGTCGGTCCCGCGTGCGTGCTGGCGCATGGCGCGGCGTTGCTGTCGTTCCTGGCATTATTGTTCTCGGAGTCGGGCCTCATCCGCACGTTCGGCGAAGCAGGCGCTATGGCAGTCTGCATCTCGTTCTGCGCCGTCATCGTCGTGCTGCCGATCCTGGCGCTGCTGTTCGTGCGCAACGAGAAGACGCTCGCCAAGGACCACACGCCTGCCGACGGCCTTATGGACGCGCTCGGCATTTTCGTCGGCGGCATTGTCGATCGCGTCGTCAAGCATTCGGTCGTCTACACGGCCATCGCCTTTGCGCTGTTTGCCTACTTTGCCTCGCTGCATCTCGCGCTCGAACCGCGCTATCGCCTCGCCGATCAGGTGCCCGACCGAGAGCAGGCTATTGCCGCGACCGGCCGCATCGATTCCAAGCTCACCGGCGCCAACCCGTTCCACGTCATGATCCAGTGGAAGAACGGCGCCAGCCTCTACGATCCCAAGACGCTGAAGGTGATCGAAGAGACTCACGAGGCGCTTGAGAAAGCCGCGGGCCTCGGCAACGTCTGGTCACTCGAAAGCCTGCGTCGCTGGCTGCGCGAAAGCGGCCAGGACAACGTCGAGACGATCAAGAAATACGTCGGCCTTCTGCCGGAGCACCTCGTCCGCCGCTTCATCGCCAAGGACGAGAAAGCCGTGCTCGTGACGGGCCGCCTGCCGGACGTTGACGCCAGCAAGATTCTACCGCTGGTCCATTCGGTCGATAAGGCGCTCGATCCGATCCGCAAGGCGTATCCCGAATATCAGATCTCGGTAACGGGCTTGCCCGCGCTTGCGGCACGCAACAGCTACCGCATGATCTCGCAGCTTGATGAAAGCATTCCGCTCTGCGTGCTCGTTGCAGCCGTATTGCTGGCGCTTGCCTTCCGTTCGGTGTTCGTCGGGTTCATCAGCTTGCTGCCCGGTCTGTTCCCGGTCGTGACGGCTGGTGCGATGCTCTACTTCATGGGCGGCGGCTTGGAATTCTCTTCCGTCGTCGCGCTGATCGTGGTCTTCGGACTGGGCGTCGATGCGCTGATCCACTTCCTGAACCGACTGCGCATGGAAGAGCAGCCCGGCGTCCCGCCCGAGCTTGCCATTCGTCGAGCGCGCGTTCTGGTCGGCCCGGCCATCATCCTGACGACGATCGTGCTGGCCTTCGGCCTCGGCGTGACGATCTTCTCCGACCTGCCGTCGCTGCGGCTGTTCGGCCTCGTCTGCGGCGTGACGCTGATTGCGTCGCTGGTTGCCGACCTTGTGTTCCTCCCGGCCACGATCCTCGTTTACCGCCGTTATATTAGCGGTCACGACGTTTGA